The Candidatus Eisenbacteria bacterium genome includes a window with the following:
- the nuoK gene encoding NADH-quinone oxidoreductase subunit NuoK has product MNDPGVPLVAYQILAAILFTIGVVGVLVRRSALVIFMSIELMLNAVNLSFVAFSRQHASLDGHIFVFFVMAVAAAEVAVGLAILVAIFRNRDTANVDDVRLLKG; this is encoded by the coding sequence ATGAACGACCCGGGCGTCCCGCTCGTCGCGTACCAGATCCTCGCCGCGATCCTCTTCACGATCGGGGTGGTGGGCGTGCTGGTGCGCCGGAGCGCGCTGGTCATCTTCATGTCGATCGAGCTGATGCTGAACGCCGTGAACCTGAGCTTCGTGGCGTTCTCGCGGCAGCACGCGTCGCTGGACGGGCACATCTTCGTCTTCTTCGTGATGGCGGTGGCCGCCGCCGAGGTCGCGGTCGGGCTCGCGATCTTGGTGGCGATCTTCCGGAACCGGGACACGGCGAACGTCGACGACGTGCGCCTCCTGAAAGGCTGA
- a CDS encoding NADH-quinone oxidoreductase subunit J: MFAGIAVGCALAVVFHRNQVHCALFLIAVLLSVSGLFILLSASFIAALQVLVYAGAIMVLFLFVLMLLGAKDESPLLTRGAMKGFGILFAIVAFAEVLWVLLAPSGEPPDLAGSAPLPEGFGSPASIGRVLYTVWLFPFEITSILLLVAVIGAVVLAKRKFG; this comes from the coding sequence ATGTTCGCGGGGATCGCCGTGGGCTGCGCTCTGGCCGTCGTCTTCCACCGGAATCAGGTCCACTGCGCGCTCTTCCTGATCGCCGTGCTCCTCTCGGTCTCGGGGCTCTTCATCCTCCTGAGCGCGTCCTTCATCGCGGCGCTCCAGGTGCTCGTCTACGCGGGCGCCATCATGGTGCTCTTCCTCTTCGTGCTGATGCTGCTGGGGGCCAAGGACGAGTCGCCGCTCCTCACGCGCGGCGCCATGAAGGGGTTCGGGATCCTGTTCGCGATCGTGGCGTTCGCCGAGGTGCTGTGGGTGCTCCTCGCTCCGTCGGGAGAGCCTCCGGACCTCGCGGGCTCGGCACCCCTCCCCGAGGGGTTCGGATCCCCGGCCTCGATCGGCCGGGTGCTCTACACGGTCTGGCTCTTCCCGTTCGAGATCACCTCGATCCTGCTCCTCGTGGCGGTGATCGGCGCGGTGGTCCTGGCCAAAAGGAAGTTCGGATGA
- the nuoH gene encoding NADH-quinone oxidoreductase subunit NuoH has protein sequence MDTAFLIESAVKVHIVLGFVLLVVPFVVWMERKVIGHMQDRIGPERVGPFGLLQSIADGIKLFMKEDMVPSQADKAVFILAPAITVVTALVAATVIPWGDTITLFGRTVTLHVADVNVALLFVLATTSMGVYGVVLGGWASNSKYPLLGGLRSSAQMISYELAQGISLVSVVLLAGTLSLAEIGRQQATLWYVVPQFFGFLIYVISGVAETNRAPFDLPEAETELVAGFHTEYSSMKWAFYFLGEYANMMVVSGVAITVFLGAWHGPVLPGPVWFLIKLSLFLFFFVWLRATFPRLRYDQLMAFGWKVLLPASLLNLVATATVVALW, from the coding sequence GTGGATACCGCGTTCCTGATCGAATCGGCGGTCAAGGTCCACATCGTCCTCGGGTTCGTCCTCCTCGTGGTCCCCTTCGTCGTGTGGATGGAGCGCAAGGTGATCGGCCACATGCAGGACCGGATCGGACCCGAGCGCGTGGGCCCGTTCGGACTCCTCCAGTCGATCGCCGACGGGATCAAGCTCTTCATGAAGGAGGACATGGTCCCGTCCCAGGCGGACAAGGCGGTCTTCATCCTGGCGCCCGCGATCACGGTGGTGACCGCGCTCGTCGCCGCGACCGTGATTCCCTGGGGAGACACGATCACGCTCTTCGGGAGGACGGTCACGCTCCACGTCGCGGACGTGAACGTGGCGCTCCTCTTCGTCCTGGCCACGACCTCGATGGGGGTCTACGGGGTCGTGCTGGGCGGATGGGCGTCGAACAGCAAGTACCCGCTCCTCGGCGGGCTCCGCTCTTCGGCCCAGATGATCTCGTACGAGCTCGCGCAGGGGATCTCGCTCGTGAGCGTCGTGCTCCTCGCGGGAACGCTGAGCCTCGCGGAGATCGGCCGCCAGCAGGCCACGCTCTGGTACGTGGTCCCGCAGTTCTTCGGGTTCCTGATCTACGTCATCTCCGGGGTGGCCGAGACGAACCGCGCCCCGTTCGACCTGCCCGAGGCCGAGACCGAGCTGGTCGCGGGCTTCCACACCGAGTACTCGAGCATGAAGTGGGCGTTCTACTTCCTGGGCGAGTACGCGAACATGATGGTGGTCTCGGGGGTCGCGATCACGGTGTTCCTCGGCGCCTGGCACGGTCCCGTGCTCCCGGGGCCGGTCTGGTTCCTCATCAAGCTCTCGCTCTTCCTCTTCTTCTTCGTCTGGCTCCGGGCCACGTTCCCGCGGCTCCGCTACGACCAGCTCATGGCGTTCGGGTGGAAGGTGCTCCTTCCCGCGTCCCTCCTGAACCTGGTCGCGACCGCGACGGTGGTGGCGCTGTGGTAG
- the nuoE gene encoding NADH-quinone oxidoreductase subunit NuoE, whose translation MLSEQARKRIQDLRQVYETNQSALIPALHVAQEDQGWLSPETQLEVAQLLEVTPQEVRGVVTFYTMFHQRPVGKYLLQVCRNLSCCLKGGHRLQAQIEERLGIKEGETTKDGRFTLVSVECLGSCGTAPVMMVNDRYHEDLTPQGVDQLLTELT comes from the coding sequence GTGCTCTCCGAACAGGCGCGGAAGCGGATCCAGGACCTCCGGCAGGTCTACGAGACCAACCAGTCCGCCTTGATCCCGGCGCTGCACGTCGCCCAGGAGGACCAGGGCTGGCTGAGCCCCGAGACGCAGCTCGAGGTGGCGCAGCTCCTCGAGGTCACGCCGCAGGAGGTGCGCGGCGTCGTGACCTTCTACACGATGTTCCACCAGCGCCCGGTGGGGAAGTACCTCCTGCAGGTCTGCCGCAACCTCTCCTGCTGTCTCAAGGGCGGCCACCGGCTCCAGGCCCAGATCGAGGAACGGCTCGGGATCAAGGAGGGGGAGACGACGAAGGACGGCCGGTTCACCCTGGTCTCGGTCGAGTGCCTCGGATCCTGCGGCACGGCGCCCGTGATGATGGTGAACGACCGGTACCACGAGGATCTCACTCCGCAGGGCGTGGACCAGCTCCTGACGGAGCTGACCTGA
- a CDS encoding NADH-quinone oxidoreductase subunit C encodes MGLIPSLEDLEPLTPDQQRVVDFFRGKLGDGVLRERSFRRQLSIWIHRERILDALRLAREATELDCELLTDLCGVDLLGHQAEGEPRFEIVYNLYSLRHNRRFFLKTGVDDGQTVPTATGIWPGANYMEREVYDMLGVIFDGHPNLERILTPDGWLGHPHRKDFPTMSDQFPNVEN; translated from the coding sequence GTGGGATTGATCCCGAGTCTCGAGGATCTCGAGCCGCTCACGCCCGACCAGCAGAGGGTCGTCGACTTCTTCCGCGGGAAGCTCGGGGACGGCGTCCTTCGCGAGCGCTCGTTCCGGAGGCAGCTCTCGATCTGGATCCACCGCGAGCGGATCCTGGACGCCCTCCGCCTGGCGCGCGAGGCGACGGAGCTCGACTGCGAGCTCCTCACCGATCTCTGCGGCGTGGACCTCCTCGGGCACCAGGCCGAAGGGGAGCCCCGGTTCGAGATCGTCTACAACCTCTACAGCCTCCGCCACAACCGGCGGTTCTTCCTCAAGACCGGCGTCGACGACGGGCAGACGGTGCCGACCGCGACGGGGATCTGGCCGGGCGCCAATTACATGGAGCGCGAGGTCTACGACATGCTCGGCGTGATCTTCGACGGACACCCGAATCTGGAGCGGATCCTCACGCCCGACGGTTGGCTCGGACATCCGCATCGCAAGGATTTCCCGACCATGTCCGACCAGTTCCCGAACGTGGAGAACTAG
- a CDS encoding NADH-quinone oxidoreductase subunit A, whose translation MMVIVATGFALGSIAASHYLGRRVNYPAKLMPYECGVTPVGNARERFHTRFYMIAMLFIVFDIETVFLYPWAVVYGQLGLFGLIEMGIFVAILLAGLVYVWGKGALEWD comes from the coding sequence ATGATGGTGATCGTCGCGACGGGCTTCGCCCTCGGCAGCATCGCGGCGTCGCACTATCTCGGCAGGCGCGTGAACTACCCGGCCAAGCTCATGCCGTACGAATGCGGCGTGACCCCCGTCGGGAACGCGCGGGAGCGCTTCCACACGCGCTTCTACATGATCGCGATGCTCTTCATCGTGTTCGATATCGAGACCGTGTTCCTCTACCCGTGGGCCGTGGTGTACGGACAGCTGGGGCTCTTCGGTTTGATCGAGATGGGGATCTTCGTGGCCATCCTGCTCGCGGGGCTCGTCTACGTGTGGGGGAAGGGGGCGCTCGAGTGGGATTGA
- a CDS encoding MBL fold metallo-hydrolase: MSTPAQSAAGAAAGARPASLRIGPYTVHFLSGGRFRLDGGAMFGVVPKVLWERVAPADERNRIRMRMTCLLIEGNGKRVLVDAGAGTKSDPKFRDIYAIERPEALLEDLASAGYRPEDVTDVALTHLHFDHCGGGTSKGENGVVRATFPNARYFARRQEWDDAHHANERNRASYLSDNYDPLEATGQLTIHEDDLEILPGVWMKCLPGHTLGHQGTFFDIPGERALYTVDLVPTAAHLPLPFIMGYDLYPVTTLETKRAILREATREGWLLLFEHDPDHHAIRVSGTEQKVQFEKVA; encoded by the coding sequence GTGAGCACGCCCGCCCAGTCCGCCGCCGGTGCGGCGGCGGGCGCGCGTCCGGCATCCCTCCGCATCGGTCCCTACACGGTCCACTTCCTCTCGGGCGGCCGCTTCCGCCTCGACGGCGGGGCGATGTTCGGCGTCGTCCCGAAGGTGCTCTGGGAACGCGTCGCTCCGGCCGACGAGCGGAACCGGATCCGCATGCGCATGACGTGTCTCCTGATCGAGGGAAACGGGAAGCGCGTGCTGGTCGACGCGGGCGCGGGCACGAAGTCGGATCCGAAGTTCCGGGACATCTACGCGATCGAGCGCCCCGAGGCACTCCTCGAGGATCTCGCGTCGGCCGGATACCGGCCCGAGGACGTGACGGACGTGGCGCTGACGCACCTGCACTTCGATCACTGCGGCGGCGGCACGAGCAAGGGAGAGAACGGCGTCGTGCGCGCGACGTTCCCGAACGCGCGGTACTTCGCGCGCAGGCAGGAATGGGACGACGCGCACCACGCGAACGAGCGAAACCGGGCCTCCTACCTGAGCGACAACTACGACCCGCTCGAAGCCACGGGACAGCTCACGATCCACGAGGACGACCTCGAGATCCTGCCCGGGGTCTGGATGAAGTGCCTCCCGGGGCACACGCTCGGGCACCAGGGGACCTTCTTCGACATCCCGGGCGAGCGCGCGCTCTACACGGTGGATCTCGTGCCCACGGCGGCGCACCTCCCGCTTCCGTTCATCATGGGCTACGACCTCTATCCCGTGACCACGCTCGAGACGAAGCGCGCGATCCTGCGCGAGGCGACGCGCGAGGGCTGGCTCCTCCTCTTCGAGCACGATCCCGACCACCACGCCATCCGCGTTTCCGGCACCGAGCAGAAGGTTCAGTTCGAAAAGGTGGCTTGA
- a CDS encoding methyltransferase domain-containing protein — MVDLNPHQQQMADESMVRNLEAQAKAIWPQESELIRRYGLAPDIRILDAGAGTGEGASRLAELFPRSTVLGVDILDHHLELARNRYRRLADRLTFEHRSIYELGLPDASFDLVTCRHVIHSIPYPDRVLAELRRVTKPGGRLHLIPEDYGMLHFQKSASVNPDEFWHEAPARFGETTNTDLFVGRNTYSILAGLGVADITVDYVIVDTLRVPRETFASILTAWRDGYAEVSSEVTRFTKEQAVAFFDQMIANIRDPKGYAVWMVPVVGARVP; from the coding sequence GTGGTCGACCTGAATCCGCACCAGCAGCAGATGGCGGACGAATCGATGGTTCGGAACCTGGAGGCCCAGGCGAAGGCGATCTGGCCTCAGGAATCGGAGCTGATCCGCCGGTACGGCCTGGCGCCGGACATCCGGATCCTCGACGCGGGAGCGGGCACGGGGGAAGGCGCCTCCCGGCTGGCGGAGCTGTTTCCGCGCTCCACGGTGCTGGGGGTGGACATCCTGGACCATCATCTCGAGCTGGCGAGGAACCGGTACCGCCGGCTCGCGGACCGGCTCACGTTCGAGCATCGGAGCATCTACGAGCTGGGGCTTCCGGACGCGTCGTTCGATCTCGTGACGTGCCGGCACGTGATCCACTCGATTCCGTATCCGGATCGCGTGCTCGCGGAGCTTCGCCGCGTGACGAAGCCGGGAGGCAGGCTGCACCTCATCCCGGAGGACTACGGGATGCTCCACTTCCAGAAGAGCGCCTCGGTGAACCCCGACGAGTTCTGGCACGAGGCGCCGGCCCGGTTCGGCGAGACGACGAACACGGATCTCTTCGTGGGGCGGAACACGTACTCGATCCTCGCGGGCCTGGGCGTCGCGGACATCACGGTGGACTACGTGATCGTGGACACCCTGCGCGTGCCCCGGGAGACGTTCGCGAGCATCCTGACCGCGTGGCGGGACGGATATGCCGAGGTGTCGAGCGAGGTGACGCGGTTCACGAAGGAGCAGGCGGTCGCGTTCTTCGATCAGATGATCGCGAACATCCGCGATCCGAAGGGATACGCCGTCTGGATGGTCCCGGTGGTCGGAGCGCGCGTTCCCTAG